CGCATAGGTCCGCATGGATTGAACACCGCTGACCGCTAGATAGTTCCGTCGGACCTGGCAGTTCCGGTGGGTACCGAGTCGCAATACGTTGAACCCTATGGCCCACAGCGGCTATCCCGGCCGGGAACCGAGATCGTCGAGGGCCAACGCACCGCTTGTCGGCCATCGCCGGATTCGGATACTGAGGACCGTCCAGGGGACCAGGATTTCATGGAGAACGGTCAAGGTGGGCCGATCTCGGCAGGAGTGTGATGTCTCAAATTCGCCTCGGATTGATTGGTTGCGGGTTCGTCGGTCGCTTACACGCTCAGCGTCTCCAGGCCGATCCGCGCGGGCAAATCGTGGTTTATTGCGATCCCAATCCGCAAGCGGCCGAGGCCTTGGCGTCGGAATTCACACAGCAAGCTGCGATCGAGACCGACCCGATCGCAGCGATCGGGCGCCACCGGCTAGATGCCGCCGTGATCTGCTCACCGACGCCATTGCACTATCAACAAGTCTGCACGGCATTCGACCATGGACTGGACGTGCTGTGCGAAAAGCCGCTCTGTTCGGGACGTGAGCAAATCATCGACCTGATCGAACGACATCGCCAGCAGGGGCGGATCCTGTCTATCTCTTATCAGCGGCGCTACAAATCGATCTACCTGACCGCGAGGCGAGAGTTGACCGAAAATGCCGCTTACTACGGCCCCCTCAGGCAGGCCCACATTTTTGTGTGCGAGCGCTGGCAACAAGGAATTACTGGCACATGGCGCGACGATCCGAATGTCGGCGCCGGATATTTCGGCGATGCTGGAAGTCACCAGGTCGACGTTGTGCATTACGTAACGGGGCAACAGGTTGAATCGCTCTTCGCAATAAGCGACAAGCGCGGCAACCGAGTGGAAATCGTCACGCAGGTGATAGCCGCTCTATCCGGCGGCGCCGGGCTCAATGCCCATTTTGTCGGCGATGCCAATCATTGGCGCGAGGATATTCACTTCCACTGCCAGAACGCCGACCTGATGGTACGCGGCGAACAATTATGGCGAGCCAAAGAGAACCGCGTCGAACTCGTGCCTGATCCGCTGCCTGAGGGCTCGCCCGATAGTGCATTCATCGACGCGATTCATAGCCGGCAACCGACAATCTCACCTGCCGAGGCGGCGCTACCGCTATACGATTGGACCGCGGCCGTACTGGAATCGGCTCGTGAAGGCCGCCGCGTAACGCTACCCAAGCCGACCGTCGACTGACGGGCAGTGGATTGCGGTTTGCCGCGCCCTCAAATTGCGTCCGCACCTTCGGCCAGTGGCCGACTAGCGCCCGAGGATTTGCCATCACGGCAACGCCCACACCGACAAGGTGTACCGGTGGCATCGGTCCTCGCAACGAGCGATGTGTTTCGCGTTGCGAATGTGAAGCGGTTCGAAAGATAGAATCGGTGGATCGCCCTGCATCGAGCGAACCGCCTACCTCGAACGCCGCCACGCCACGTCACACCTCTTGCCGGCCAGTTTTCGCAGTTCTCTTCGGCTCTCCGCGCGGCGTACTCGCGCGAGCACACCTGCCGCCGCCAGATCACAGGCAGCCAGGAGTTAGAAGCCTTTCCCTTATGTTTCGCCCCCATCGTCCAGACGGAATTTCCGTTACAACCATACCTGGGACATTGCATATTGCTTCGCGGAGATTCAGGTTAGTTTAAGGGAGTGCCATCGGCGAAACCGTTCTGGCCGTCCGATTGTGTGTTTTTCTCGAGCTGGCACCTTCAATTCCGAGGCAATGCATTCTGCGCCTGATTGACCATGAAGCAGTCTCGAAAGTCCGCATCGGTCCCGCGACCGCCGTCGCGGATGCTGAATTATTATTCATGGGCGCCCGGCGTACTTTTTGTGCTACTGACGGCGATCGTCTATTGGCCGACGCTCGGCAACAGGTTTGTCTGGGATGATGACGACTATGTACAAGAAAACGGCACGCTCTCATCCCCGGCAGGATTGAACGCCATCTGGTCTGATCCAGCCGCAACGCCACAATACTATCCGCTTGTCCACACCTCGTATTGGATCGAGCACGCGCTTTGGGGCCTGAATCCTCGCGGTTATCACATTGACAATTTGTTGCTGCACGCGGTCGCAGCATTGCTCGTTTGGCGGCTTCTCGTGCGCCTTGCAGTGCCTGGCGCCTGGCTCGCAGCGGCATTTTTCGCGGTCCATCCGGTCGAGGTCGAGAGCGTCGCCTGGATCACCGAGCGAAAGAACGTGCTGTCGTGCGTTTTCGCTCTGGGCTCAATGCTGGCCTATTTACGGTTCGCGCCTCCGACGCCACAGACCTCGCTGGCGACGGACAATGCGAGAACACGCACCAACGGGGCGTACTACGCCCTAGCGTTCGTTCTTTACGCGGCAGCTTTGCTCAGCAAAACCGTCACGGCCACGGTTCCCGCCGTGCTCCTGGTAATTTATTGGTGGAAGCAGGGAAAATTTTCGTGGCGCGAGGCAGCGAGTCTGCTTCCCTTCTTCGCCCTGGGACTAGCGCTTTCGGCCGTTACGATTTCGCTGGAGGAGACTCAGGTCGGGGCCGTCGGCGAAAGCTGGAATTTGTCCCCGTTTGAGCGCGTATTGATCGCGGGACGCGCCGTATGGTTTTACGCGGGAAAACTGGCCTGGCCGCATCCGCTAATCTTCTTCTATCCGCGCTGGATCATTGATGCGAGCGTCGCGTGGCAATATCTGTTCCCGGCATCCGCCGTCGGAGCGATCGTTACCCTTTGGTTGGCACGTCGCCGCATCGGTCGAGGCCCTCTGGCTGCAGTGCTGATTTTCGTGGGGGTGCTTACCCCGGCATTGGGTTTCTTCAACGTCTATCCATTTCAGTACTCGTTTGTCGCTGATCATTTTCAATATCACGCCAGCATTGCCTTGATCGCTCTGGCGGCAGCACTCTTGGTGACGACAAACGGTTATTTTATGCCGTCGCGCCAAAGGCTGGGCTGGTTCGGAGGTTGCTGTCTACTCGCCATTTTGGCGCTCGTCGCCCAGCGACGGACGCATGCCTTCCAAGATCGGCAAACACTGCTCGAAGACACGCTGGCCCAAAACCCCACGGCCTGGGTCGTGCCCCTTAATCTTGGCTATGTGCTGTTCGAGGAGGGAAAGTACGACGAGTCGATTCCACTCTTTCAGAGTGCCGTAAAAATCCGGCAGCAACTGGCCGACGACCATCCCAAAATCGGTCACTATCAAGATGGTCTCGCAGCTTGCCTCGATCAACTTTCGACAGCGCAGCACAAGGCGAAGAGATTTGCCGACGCCACTACGTCGCGCGGTCGCGCGATTGCAATCCGCGAGTCATTGGTCTCGGCCCACCCCACGATCCTGGAATATGCAAACCGCTTGGCGGGCAGCTATGTCGAACTGGGCACTATCGAGCGCGATGAACGCCACGCTCTCGAAGCCGAGACCGCTTTCACCAGAGCGCTCGCGATTCGCCTGCCGATCGTGCGGGACGCCCCCAAAGGTGCTGACTATTCGAGTGATCTGGCCTGGGCCTATGCCCACCTCGCCTTGGCCCAGCGCGACCTAGGCAAGACGTCCGCAGCCGACGCCTCGCAACGCGAGGCACTCGCGATTCGCACAAGCCTTGTGGAAGAGCACCCGAATGTCATCACTTACCGAGCTAACTTGGCGCAGAATTACGTCGATCTGGGCGTACTTCAGCGCGACTTGAAGCAAGGCGGGGAGGCGGAAAAGTCATTTCAAACGGCAATTGACCTTCGCGAACAGATTGTGCGAGAAGCACCGCAGGACCGCGACTATCGGGAAGACCTGGGCTGGAGCTACGTCCAGCGCGCGCTCGCGCAGCAGAGCCAGGGAAAGGCTGCTGACGCACTGGCCTCGCACCGGCGCGCGCTCGAGATTCGTGAAAAGCTTGCCGCCGAGCATCCTAACGTGGGC
This genomic interval from Pirellulales bacterium contains the following:
- a CDS encoding Gfo/Idh/MocA family oxidoreductase; translation: MSQIRLGLIGCGFVGRLHAQRLQADPRGQIVVYCDPNPQAAEALASEFTQQAAIETDPIAAIGRHRLDAAVICSPTPLHYQQVCTAFDHGLDVLCEKPLCSGREQIIDLIERHRQQGRILSISYQRRYKSIYLTARRELTENAAYYGPLRQAHIFVCERWQQGITGTWRDDPNVGAGYFGDAGSHQVDVVHYVTGQQVESLFAISDKRGNRVEIVTQVIAALSGGAGLNAHFVGDANHWREDIHFHCQNADLMVRGEQLWRAKENRVELVPDPLPEGSPDSAFIDAIHSRQPTISPAEAALPLYDWTAAVLESAREGRRVTLPKPTVD
- a CDS encoding tetratricopeptide repeat protein — translated: MKQSRKSASVPRPPSRMLNYYSWAPGVLFVLLTAIVYWPTLGNRFVWDDDDYVQENGTLSSPAGLNAIWSDPAATPQYYPLVHTSYWIEHALWGLNPRGYHIDNLLLHAVAALLVWRLLVRLAVPGAWLAAAFFAVHPVEVESVAWITERKNVLSCVFALGSMLAYLRFAPPTPQTSLATDNARTRTNGAYYALAFVLYAAALLSKTVTATVPAVLLVIYWWKQGKFSWREAASLLPFFALGLALSAVTISLEETQVGAVGESWNLSPFERVLIAGRAVWFYAGKLAWPHPLIFFYPRWIIDASVAWQYLFPASAVGAIVTLWLARRRIGRGPLAAVLIFVGVLTPALGFFNVYPFQYSFVADHFQYHASIALIALAAALLVTTNGYFMPSRQRLGWFGGCCLLAILALVAQRRTHAFQDRQTLLEDTLAQNPTAWVVPLNLGYVLFEEGKYDESIPLFQSAVKIRQQLADDHPKIGHYQDGLAACLDQLSTAQHKAKRFADATTSRGRAIAIRESLVSAHPTILEYANRLAGSYVELGTIERDERHALEAETAFTRALAIRLPIVRDAPKGADYSSDLAWAYAHLALAQRDLGKTSAADASQREALAIRTSLVEEHPNVITYRANLAQNYVDLGVLQRDLKQGGEAEKSFQTAIDLREQIVREAPQDRDYREDLGWSYVQRALAQQSQGKAADALASHRRALEIREKLAAEHPNVGKYRNDVAASYVDLGYLLPAEEAVLAYRKAIAVREQLIREQPTEAQYQQSLAATYQLLASAYQSRGKLVEALATRKRLCEVREQLAAARPEESAAAAASYVDLAFLERNLGKRSEAEIAFRKAIALREQALDSGKADDEVRAHLAGTYIELAIDEREDGRTAESIASCQKAIGIYEALRVAHPTAADVTAGLGWAFANLGVAQIACGDAAEAVDACRKSVAIRELLVRDQPELNDHKLTLEAGLGWSYANLGVALSLTGELAEAENCLRKAIQIRAKLVLDNSTAVDHQHEIALSCRDLASVKRAMGKTDDAIILYRAAIEIREPLVAANPGDVAFRLQLARDLRDCGTLLAAADELTESARMLERAEQLTAAAATPTKE